CATTGGTCAAGAGGACAAAAAAATAGAAAATAGCTTCTCGGCTTTTTTCTTCTACTAATTTTAGCCCTTTTACAAACCAGGAAGAGGGAAGAAAGGGATGGGTTGAGAATGCCATTCCCTCAATAAGCCTTCCCAAGAATTCAAATGGTTTATCCGGGGTTTCCTTGAATATCCCAAATTTTAGGCAGAATAAGAAAAGGGGAATGGATAAAAGAAAAAGGCCAAGTGTTAAAATATAGCCCCTTTTTATGGGAAAAAATAAAGAGAGAATAAGGAGAAGCCCTGTGCCAATACTTGATGAGATTAGGGTAAGCAGAGGAATTGCAAGGATAGCAAATGGGTATATCAAAAATGGAGAGCTCATCGCCATTCCATATCCAAAAACAATAGGGATAGAGAAGATAATGGGCGCCCAAGAGGAAAGGATGGTTGCCTCTTGAAATTTTATATTAAAGATGGAAGATATGGGAATGGGAAGGCTTCTTAACAACAAGACCTCCTTTGAGATATATAATGTAGATAGACCTGCTACAAGGCTTGAAAAGATAATGAGGGAGAATATTGTAAGAAAGAATAGAAACAAACCCCTCTCTATAAGAAGCTCTCCGAAGGGAAAGGCCTTAATAAAAATACACCCTTTGTAGATAAGAAAGAATATAGAAAGAAGGAGGAGAGAAGAAAGAATGCCTACAAAGAGAATTTTTAACAAAGAATGCTCCTTGGGAATGCTTTTTATCTTATTCTTAAGGATTATGGCTTTAAGATGAAACATTATAGTATCCCGCATAAATGGTGATAAAATGGTATATGTTTAGCTTATTTTTCCCATCTTGTTCTTGTCTACCTAAACACATACGCAAGAAACAATATGGTTTTCTGAGAGAGAAACTAATGGTGGTTCCTCTATTTCACAAACCCCCTTTTTCTCCGGGCACCTTGGATGAAATAGGCAACCTTTTTTTGGTCGTTCTTCGCTCTGCAAGATATTGATAAACCTCCTTTCCCTTGGATGGCTTGAAGGGATTGAAGAA
This DNA window, taken from bacterium, encodes the following:
- a CDS encoding ABC transporter ATP-binding protein yields the protein IEYIADYVAVIYLGKIVEKGLVDEIFGNPKHPYTKSLISSIPSSHPRERRFINILQSEERPKKGCLFHPRCPEKKGVCEIEEPPLVSLSENHIVSCVCV